One Aegilops tauschii subsp. strangulata cultivar AL8/78 chromosome 2, Aet v6.0, whole genome shotgun sequence genomic window, AGTGACACCATCTGACAGCTTCACAGTCACTCTTTTAAGCACTGGAGCACATCCAAATATCACTTTCAAGAAATCAAACTCGTGATCTTCCCCGCCGATGCCTTCAATTTCCATGTTTTCAAGATCAGCCAAGGTGATAGTTTCTGTTCTCCAGTTCTTAGGCTCATCACAGAGACAATTTACCGGGCATGCATCTTTCACCTAAACGAATGTGAATTACAGAAAGAAATTATGGATGTTCCTCTGTTGGGACATTAGTGCAAGAATGTACCTCGAACTTATTGGCTGAACATGTACTGCATATATATATTCCAAATGCATAAGCACAATGTACGATAAATTACCTCTGATCTTAGCAGGACAATCTTAAGGTTCCGTAAAGCTGTATGAATCCGATGCATCCCAAGGAGATGCAGCACAAAAGTTCCAAACATATGCCCCTTGGTGCTGAGATGTAGGTCCAGACCAGAGAAGTTGGTAACCATATGTTTATCGATCTCTGCCGCAAAGCTGAGATCTGCATTTGGAAAGCTAACTGAATCCTGCAACAACAAACAACAGTTCGACAAGACATCCTGGATAAGTTTAGTTTCGCCGGCAATTGCGCTAAATTGAAGAAGCAGGATATGAGACATATATACTTGGACGGGAGATATGTGTAGGGACAGGACATGGACGCTAGGGAGCTGCACACAGGCGCCTCTCCCAGCATCGGTGTTGAAGCCCACCTCTGAGAGGCCCCAAAGACCAAGCCCATAGATCGGCTTGGCATACGAGCACCGCCACCAGACCTTGTCCAGCATTGGTGCCAAGATGGACACCCCGATGTTGCCGCAGGCATGGAAGGACGCTGTCAATTGCTTAAGCACAGGGGAGTCGACGCTGACATGGGCACGGCGGGTCCATCTGTTGCCGTGCTCCACGACGAGCTCCTCCAGCGACGCGGAGTGGATTGCAATGTTGCCCATGTCTATCAGACCGGTGGTGTTCACCTGGAGCACGCGCAGGCGCGGGCAGAACGGGATGAAGGTGGCCAGATCGATGTGGCATCCCGAGAGGGAGAGCCTCTCCAGCGAGCGGAAGGGGACATAGCAGCCATTGCTCACCGCATGTGGCTTTGCGAACACGGTCAAGTGGAGGGCCCGCGCGCGCAGATCCATGGAGGTGGCGCGGTGGAAGCTGGGCAGTGTCACGTCCATGCAGGAGACTTGCAGGTTCCGCGGGAGAGCGAGGCGCAGCTCCACCGGCGAGAGACTCGCAGCGTTCAGGAGCAGCGAGGAGAAGCTCCCGGAGCCGATCATGCCGGCCTGGCCGGCGACGCGGATGTTGAGGTGGTAGATGTACACACCGGGACGAGCGGCCCGGTGGAGCGCAGTCTGGATCGAGCCGAACGGGAGGTCGTGGAGGCTGAGGGTGAGGCTGGGGAGCCGGGTCCAGAGGCCGCGCCACCGGCGGGAGAGGAGGCTGGTGCCCGCAGCGGCGCGGGCGGAGCCAAGATGCTCGAGGATCTGGAGAAGCAGATCCTCCGGGAGGACGCTGATGAGGTCGGCTGGACGTTCGGATCTTTTACCCGACCTCCCCATGGAAAAACCCCGATGCAACTCAAACGGCAGGTAGCAAATGGCAAAGGCAAATGcaagggaaggggaagaggaagGAAGCGCAAGCGACTGGGCCGATGCGCAGTGGAGaaataataaaataaaaagaaattaAGAAATGAGAAAAAAGTCTCTTAGGCAGAGAATGAGCTGCTCGTGGTGGAGAAATAATAAAAGAACAAGATTTTGgattttgttttctgttttttacCGGACCTTAGTGAAATGGGCGAAATTCGTCATTTCGGAAAATTTTAGGAGAATTCCGGACGAAAAGAGTAAACCAAAATTTGAAATTTGGAACGAAAAATGGCCGAAATTTGAGCGATAATGACCGAAATTTGTCAATCCTTTTGAAATTAGGTAGAACAAGACTGTATCAAAGAAATTGTGGCCACGCTCGATGTTTTTGGCGGCGCCGCCGGCTCAGTCGACGCCCAAGTGCAGCCTTGACCTCAGGTGGCCTCGCCACGGCCGCCGTCGACAGGGTCGCCTCATGCACGGGCGTTGTCACGGCCGCGCTCTACAACCTCCATGGGAAGGAGAAGGAGTGCTTGAGCCTTGACTAGGTGGGGTGTTACCgtgttggaggaggaggaggctgggcGGAGGCGGAGGTTGTGTTGACTACAGCCGCCGCAGAAGGGAACGAAGAGAGGAAACGTGGAACTAGGGTTGGGGCTGGTTCAACTTGAGTTTTTATACCAAAAAGAGGTGCGTGGGCTACTTTGGGTTGGGCTGGAAGTTCTACAAAGGCCGAAAGATTTGATCGGGCTATACTCATACCTGGCCCTGGC contains:
- the LOC120974182 gene encoding F-box/FBD/LRR-repeat protein At1g16930-like isoform X1, whose translation is MGRSGKRSERPADLISVLPEDLLLQILEHLGSARAAAGTSLLSRRWRGLWTRLPSLTLSLHDLPFGSIQTALHRAARPGVYIYHLNIRVAGQAGMIGSGSFSSLLLNAASLSPVELRLALPRNLQVSCMDVTLPSFHRATSMDLRARALHLTVFAKPHAVSNGCYVPFRSLERLSLSGCHIDLATFIPFCPRLRVLQVNTTGLIDMGNIAIHSASLEELVVEHGNRWTRRAHVSVDSPVLKQLTASFHACGNIGVSILAPMLDKVWWRCSYAKPIYGLGLWGLSEVGFNTDAGRGACVQLPSVHVLSLHISPVQDSVSFPNADLSFAAEIDKHMVTNFSGLDLHLSTKGHMFGTFVLHLLGMHRIHTALRNLKIVLLRSEVKDACPVNCLCDEPKNWRTETITLADLENMEIEGIGGEDHEFDFLKVIFGCAPVLKRVTVKLSDGVTPSVDWCTKVNNIFMAYPSVECNADLVSRAKAVR
- the LOC120974182 gene encoding F-box/FBD/LRR-repeat protein At1g16930-like isoform X2 encodes the protein MGRSGKRSERPADLISVLPEDLLLQILEHLGSARAAAGTSLLSRRWRGLWTRLPSLTLSLHDLPFGSIQTALHRAARPGVYIYHLNIRVAGQAGMIGSGSFSSLLLNAASLSPVELRLALPRNLQVSCMDVTLPSFHRATSMDLRARALHLTVFAKPHAVSNGCYVPFRSLERLSLSGCHIDLATFIPFCPRLRVLQVNTTGLIDMGNIAIHSASLEELVVEHGNRWTRRAHVSVDSPVLKQLTASFHACGNIGVSILAPMLDKVWWRCSYAKPIYGLGLWGLSEVGFNTDAGRGACVQLPSVHVLSLHISPVQDSVSFPNADLSFAAEIDKHMVTNFSGLDLHLSTKGHMFGTFVLHLLGMHRIHTALRNLKIVLLRSEVKDACPVNCLCDEPKNWRTETITLADLENMEIEGIGGEDHEFDFLKVIFGCAPVLKRVTVKLSDGVTPSVDWCTKVNNIFMAYPSVECNADLGQSCTLT